Genomic segment of Amphibacillus xylanus NBRC 15112:
ACGGGCCTACACATGGTAAGGCCGTTATTGTGGATAGGTTACACTAAGTTGAACAGATTTCTTAAGGTCACGAATATTAAGTTATTAACTGCTCGTAGGAGAGAATAAACATGACAAGAAGAAAAACGTCGAACTTTTACAAACACATTTAAAGAACAAGTGGTTCATTTAAAGAAAAGGACAAACGTACATCTGAACAAGAAGAACTTATTCGACTTAGAAAGCAAAATAAGCAACTCGCAATGGAAAATGATATTTGCGCTAAAGAAAAAGAGTAACTAAACGACCAATCGTTAAGTTACTCTAAAATGCAAGCAGCGCTGATCATGGGACGAAAATAAATGTGATTAGAAATAACGCACATAAATATTCGGTAACAGCAATGTGTAGCTTACTACAAATCCCTAGAAGTACGTATGACTATGTAGCAAAACAGCGTGTGACCGTCAAGTAAAAAGACACAATTTCTGCTCGTTAATTTGAAACACTTTCTTGCCCAAATATGGTTGACCTATGTTTCATTCGATAGCTGTCTTCATTTATATGAATGATTTCAACACGATGTAAGATTCTATCTAAAATGGCAGTTGTAATTGCTTGATCTCCTAATAATTCACCCCATTCTTTTGGGCCTTTATTTGATGTGAAAATAAAGGACCTAGCGAATGGGGAGAGTTACTGGGTGATCCAGCGATTACCGCAGCTATTCTAGACCGAATTATCCATCGATCAGAGGTAATTCAACTTGGAGGCGACAGTTATCGATTAATACATCGTCGTTCAATATTTAATGGTAAAACTGGTCCAAGAAAACATCCGCACCTCCAAGTGTTCAATTTAACTTGACAGTTACATACGGAAAATGTAGAGATACATAGGTGTCATAACTGTTTTGTTTGTATTATCAAATGAAGCTTTTATGGTATGTCAATGTTGTCGCAGTCGGTAACCCATGCAGAGTGATGAGGGAAATTAATGATAGGGACATGAAGTATTACTATAAAGACTTAGAAATAGATATAGAATAAATTTAAAAGAACCGAACAGTCTAATTACATGCTTATTGGATCTATTCATGCTAGACTTAAGATAAGAAATTATTGGAGGATGATATTATGAACCAAGTACTCGTTGAGATTTGCCTGCGTGTCAGAGATATTGATGCTACTTTAGACTTCTATACGAATTTATTTGATTTCGAAGTCGCCAGTCGCAGAGAATTTCCTGAAGATAAGTTTGATTTAATTTATCTAAATTCTCCCGGCTCTAACGTACAGATTGAACTCACTTACAATTACGATGCCGAGCCTTATAATGTTGGAAATGGCTTCAGTCATTTAGGCGTAACTGTCAACGACTTAGAAAAAATGCATGACATATGTAAAGCTTCTAAGTACGAGACAGGTGAATTAAGAGGACTTGCAGGCGGTACACCAAGCTATTTCTTTGTAACCGACCCTGATGGTTATCGGATTGAAGTTAAGCGTGCAAAATAATTTTGTGAAGATTATAAAAGTAAGCATGTTGCCAACAGCCAACATGCTTACTCTTTTTATTCCCTTTTATCAACACTCAAAGCAACTTGTAAATTCATTACTTTCTAAAAGCTCATTTATTTATGATAAGGCTCTTGCCGAATTAAAAGGTGATCTTGCTTTTAGTGTGGATAGTGAAGCGACTCGCCAGTTGGTCTGATGAGTGTTGCTTTTCTTTGATTTCAATTGTGATCAGGTAACTTGACGCTTTACTTTAAAGATTTTACTTTTAGGCACACTTGGGTCATGGTAGACGACGTAAGCTTTTGAAAAGCGATGTAAGTATTCTTCTTCATGAGACTTAGGCGTAAGGATGATCATCTTTCGCTTTAATTCTTGTTCATATAGTTCGAACACTTTATCTTTTCGGCTTTCGTCTAGGGCACTATCGAATTCGTCTAACACAATATAGCCTGGTGAGGATTCAATTGTCTGGAGCAAAGCGAGTGCGAATAGCAAGGAACTGAGCGACTCTTCTCCACCTGATACCCCCCTTCCAACTTTCCCACCTCTGGCCTTTTCACTTACATCCTCGAGCTTGCCACGATGTCCTTCTTTTCTTGCTTTAATATATAAGCGATAGCGTGTTTGTCCATGGCGATCGACCAGATAATCCCACTCAATATTTCCTTCAAAAGAAAATAGGGACATGTAGTGAACAAACTTTTGATTCACACCGAGCATTCTCATACTGATCGTATTTTCTAAGTCTTCTTTAAAGTGTTCCATCCGTTCACGATATTGATCTAATAAAATTTTCGATTTTTTCACTTCATTGGCGGATGTGTCGTATTCTTCTTTCATCTTTTGATAGTTTTCCGGCGCTGCTTCGTCAATATCTGTGATACTTAAAGCCAGTTCATATGTTGCTTTGCCACGCTCACGCATCTCCTCCGCTTGTGATCGCGTGAGTTTAGGCTCCTCATCTTCGAGTTCATAACTCGCTGATGACTCAAGCCTGTCCAAATCTTGCTTTGTTTTTGAAAAAACTTCTTCATTTGTAAACCGCTCTTCTGTTCGATCCTGGATCTGCCGTTCAATCTGATCGATTTCTCGCGCTTGCGATTGAATTCGGTCATCAATATCTTCAATTGAGCGGTTGAGGCGACGTCTTTTTTGTGTTTCATCTTCAAGTGCTTCGTCTATCTCTGTTAATTGTTTCGTTAATTTTTGTCGATTAGATTGCAATTGTTTGATTTCTTCATCTAATCTTTGAACTTCTTCGATCTTATCTTGTTCTTGTTCATATAAAAGATAGGTTTCATAATACATCTGGTAAGTATTCAGCTCTTGTTGCCACTTGGCTCGATCTGTTCGAGCCTGATCTAATTCAGCTTCAAGGTCATCTTTTTGATCAAGTAAATCCTTCCGTTCAGCCACTAATTTCCTCTGTCTTTCTTTCCTTAATTCACGTTCATTTTCTTTTGTTAGAAAAGCTTCTGCGTGTTTTAGTGATTCACGTCGATTAAATAAGGTCATATTTTGTTGATTGAGTTGTTTCACCTTTTTCTCAAATTGATTTATTCTGTCATTTGTTTGATCGAGTTCTTTTTCAACATCTTCTCGGTACACCTGAACCATCTTCTCATTTAAAATCAAACGTTTCTCTTCTTGAGGACCACGAACACCCCTTTGATCGATCAGCTTTCCCCGGTCAATGTTCGGCTTTTCTTCTTCAAAAAATGTTCGTGTCCAACATAATGCTTTAACGGCGAATGCGTAGAGATCATCAGTTAATCCTGCTTTTACTTTAATGCGTTGTTCTGGCAGATGCGTTAGTGATTTATCTGGAATAATGTTTGGTAATGAGACATGATAAAGGTCATTTGGTGCGTTAAAAATCTTTTTATTGACAAAAAGCGTATATTTAATCGTGTCAAATAACTGTTCATCGCTCGCTTTCGCAGATGAATCAAGCTCTAGTAATTCCCGCATTGGATAAACGACGATATTCTGATTTTTAAAGTAGTTAATCGATTGTTCTTGTCGTGAACTGATGAGTTGATTTTTCTTAAGTGCCTCTAACTCTTTTGTTAATTCTATTTGTTTTCTTCTTAAATCAATTAAATCATTTCGATAGCGATCAATATTGTTATCATTCATTTCAATTTCTTCTTGAACTAATGCGCTACTTTTATACGTATCGATTAAGTCTTTCACCTGGTGGTACTTCAGCTCATCTTGTTTGATTTGTTCATTTAAAGTGGCAATCGTCTGATTTAAGTCTTCGTTTACTTTTGCGTTAATTACTTTGATCTTCCGCTCTAGATCATCAATCGTCTTTGACAGTTGATTGACTGTGGTTTTGGCATTCGTTAATTGTTGTTCCACATCTTTTCTTGATTGCCCTATCCGATCGACTTCTTTGCTAATATGATCGATCTCACTAGAAATTGTATCTCGTTTCGCTTGACGATCTTTTAACTGATTGATCAGTGCCTTTCGCTTGTGATCTAACGATTCATTTTGTTTATTGAGCTCATTTATTTTCTCTTCCAACAACTGATCTTGATCATTTTTTTCATGCCATTTGCTTTCTAATGCTCTTTTAAGATCATTTGTTTCCACTCTTGACTCTTCTAATTGCTCGATCTGTCCTTTTAGACTATTGATCTGATCCAAATAGTATGTTTTTAACCATTTCAGTGCTACTCTATATTCGATATAGCCTCTTTTCAAGCGTCGATTACGATCGAGGTATCGATCGAGTTCACCTTTTTTCTGTTGCAATTGCAATTTATTTAAACCTTGTTTACTCTCTGCTTCTTCAAGTGTGAGCTCTGTCTCTTTCACGAGCGCTTTACTTTCTTCCCAATTTTTCTGAATTTTATCAATCCCGTTCATTTCACTAAAAATGCGAAAGCGCTCTTCAGGGTGCATCTCTGCAAATTGATTGACTTCTTTTTGATACCAAATCAAATAATAAGCATCAGGATCGACCGCATACTTGTGGATAATTTGTTGTTTATATTCGGTAAAATTATACTTACCACCAGACGTAAACTTCGTCGAGCGTTCCCACTCGTCAATCACATCGCCTTCTTCAATATAAAATTCTCGCTTAATTGGCTCGCTAGGTTTCTGCTCAATATCGAGACGGAATTGAACATATTGAGGAGCATCAACCTTTTTAGCGCCATCATTTTTAAATAGTAGATCAATCTTAGCGTGCCACGTTTGATCCGTAGGTAAATTGTTCGATTTTAACCCATCAATCACAACTTTACCTGAATAGAGTACGGCTCCCATACAAAAGGTAATCGTTGATTTTCCTGCACCATTTGGCCCCGATATTAAAATATGATCCGACTTGTCGGAAAAATCAAGATCGATTGCAGGGTAATCACGAATGCCTGTGAATCTAAGTCTCCAAGGGATCATCGGCTATATCTCCTTTCAAGTTATATCTTTTGAAGAATCGAATCACATCTTCTAGATGCAATTGATTGGATTGACTGAATTCCGTATACCTACGTAAATAAGAATCTGAAAAAAGATGGGCCCCGATTGCAGTCAATTGATAAGCATCTTCACCCTTATTATCATCATAATCATCAATCGCACCAATCTTTTTTAAAGGATCTAAATTCGCTTGTATTTTACGGGTAATTTGTAAAGATTCATGACCAAAACTTTGAATTAATTGTGAAAAGAGCGTGTATTCATTTTGCAACACTTCTTGATGATAAAAAATAAACATTAAAATGGCTAAGCTCTCTTTACTCAACACATTTCGCGCTTGTTTGGCTGGAACACGCATTAAAGCGACGACTTGATTTCGCTGTTTGTCATAGATAACCTTCATATAACGACTCACTGCGCCATTAACCCGCTTTAAAAAAGACTGAAACGCATGTTCATCATTACCAATCTCAAGTAATCGTTCAACTTCCTTACGGGACAAGCCAAAGTTCCCTCTGCGAATCGTTGCTGATGATGAGAAAAGTATTTGCATAAAGGTCAATTCTTCTAGCTTTGTTAAATAGCCTTTTACAGATTGCATCGCTGTGAGTGGATTAAGATTTTCCACTTCCACCTCTTCTTCGCTTGCTAATTCCATAGCCTCCTTGTTCATCATCAATCCACCTCCAATCTCTATTTTCATGATCTTGCTTAATTTTCTTATTTGCCTTTTCATCAAGATCTGCTTTCTTATTGCCAATCAATGCAGATGCACCAATCAAACCATTTAAAACATCACTCCATGATGATGACCCCGCTTCAACAATTAATTCATCTAAGCTTGCTTCCTCTACTTCATCCAAGTAATTTTCGAGTCGCTCTGTATGAATCATTTGTTTGGTCATTTGCCACTTAGCCTCACCCATTAAATCATCAAGCTCATCCTCCATCACTTCATCAAGTTCAGGAAAAAACTCCTCCACAACAACTTCAATCGGTTCTGTCGTCGGTTGATAGTTTTCTAAATAGTCAATCCCAATATCGACTGTCTCTGGTGAGATCGGGCTAGCAAACTTGATCGGAACCCACATGCCATCCATCGCTTCATCTTCATATTGATCTTGTTCCATAAAGCTTAAAATCTGGTGAGCATTTGGAATATCAGAATCGACTGGTGGGTTAAATGTCCGCTCAATAAATTGCCTTAATAGGTCAGGTTGAATCGTTCGAATCACATCGGTTTCTCGTAAATGGGCAAATTTCAGAATTTTATTAATCGTTCCTAGACTGATCTTTGTCCCCTCGCTAATCGCAGTGATGCCACGCTGTTTAATGGTACTAAAGATAAGTTCCTGGTCTAACGTTTCAAACATAGCTAGGCGCTCTTCCATCTTTACTTCCAATTCCTGCATCAGTTGGTGAATGACCTCAACTTGCATCAATGCATTTCGATCTGCTAAGTATTCCAACTCTCGTTCAATTAAAAGTTCAGTTGCTTCTTCAACGTTTCGGATCATACTCGCAAGTTTATTGCCACCAGATATGCCTTTATCATCATAGGCCTCACTAAGTTCGGCATCTCTTTTTGCTTGAAATAAGGAACGGGCAACTTCATCATTCAAATAATAAGCAAGTGAGTCATTTGCTAGACGAATCAAGCTATCAATCATTCGTTTTCCAAGATCCCGCATTTTAATCCTACGGGATGTTTTTGTCACCCAGTTATATTTTCCTAACACATAGATGAGATGTTTTACAAAACCTAAGGTGATCTCTTCGTCATACTCATAAATGTGCCGATATCGATAAAATATTTGCTCTTCATCTTCAAGGGCATCGGTTAGTCCGAGTGCCTCTAAATTGATCAGCTGAATCACACGTAAAAACCGGAGCACTTGATGTGGTGATTGAAAGTAATCTTTATCACTCAGTTCTTTGAGCACCCCTGAAAAAGAAACGATATCACGCATCGATTGTAAGAGTTCCGGTTGATCAACATCTGTCTCAAAAACAGAAATCAATCGTCGATCCACTTCTTCCACCACTCAACACCTCCCATCTCCTGTTCTTGTTCTTCCCTATTTATCTTCATAGCTATTTGATACTTGTCCTCGAATTCCATCTGATTTGTCGTAACATCTAACGGCGGAACAACCCATTTTATTTTTGTATTACTTGCTCGAACAAGGTCAGCTGCGTCCTTAGCAATCACCAACCCCGCCTCATCAATATCTGTCCAAATGATCACTTGCTTCACATTTTTCATCAAATATTGAATCAATTGTCGATGGCTCGAGCGTAACTGACCGTCGATTGCAAGAATAAAACTCTTCGACGCTTTTATAAAGTCAATCTCATAAGCCATGCGTGTCAATACCCCTCTATTCTCAACAAGCCAAATAACGTCAGCTGTTGTCTCAAATCGGTCAGTAAAAACAGCCAAATCCGTTGTTGCATGGATGCTTCCATAACGATAGTTAGCTCGCGGACTTTTCATTTCTCCTGCAAAGTAAATGGGGGTAATCGTTCCAAGGCTTGTTAAACCAAATAAATGAAGAGGACGTCCCAATAACACTTCCGCTTCTTGAATCAAATCGCTTTTATATGAATCAAACACTTTAGATCCACCGATATATTGGAAGTAACGCGCACCGATTTCTTTCCAATCAAATTGCTGTTGGTCACTCGATATTTGATATAAGGCAAGCAAGAAATGTAAGTATGTAAGTTGTTTCTTAAAACGCCAACCAACATTTAAGGATTCTATGTGATCTAGGTTATGATCGATTGCTAAAATGACATCACTAGCAAGTTTACTTAGTACATTATTTAATCGTCTTAATAAATCAAGACGTTCGAGACTAAGTCCTTGCTCAGGATGTTTTGTTTTTTGCCATTTATTTAACCATGACCGCATCGAATCATTACGCTCTTCTAACATTTTTGTCGTTAGCTTTTGTAGAAATAAAAATAAAGGATAACCCATCCGGTATTGTTCACGATCAATGGTTCGCTCATCTTTTTTCAATCGATATTCCCTTATCACCCAGCCATTTCTCATCCATTCATATGCCTTTTCCTTATCATTTAATTGTCGTTTAACATTCGGGGTAGGGAAAGTACTGATTAATGTCTCTGGCGGGACCCCTGACTCTTTAATACCTATCGTTAACTTAGCGACGATTCTTCGCGTTCGAGCCGTACGTTTGATGACATCAAGGTGGATCACATCATGGTTATCCTCACTGTCCAATTGATGGAGTGTCTCTCCTTTTAACAAGATATATTCATTTATATAATCAAGCCAAGCTTTTGACATCACTTTTATCACACTCCCTATCCTCCTATTTTAACATAGTACAGTGTAGTTTATTGTTAAGAAGCGAGCATAAAATGGTCTGCTTTAGATTTTATTATTAGTTTGTTGAGCATTTATTTAAACGCTATTATCGAGGAACGAACATAATTGAACGTTCAGAGGGTGAAGGCTTAGGAATGAATATTGCTTATGGAGTTGTCGATTTGCATAGCGGAAAAATGGAGGTTCACTCCAAACAGCATGAAGGGACAACGATTACGATTATCCTGTGAAGGAACTTTGATGAAATGTTCATGTGCCGTTTATCTTAAGCAATATAGAATCAGAGCACTTGTCTTTGTTTTGGCACAAGCGCTCTGATTTGCTAAGATTTAAATGATCGGATAAAAACTGCAAAATTTTCTAGCATAATAATTCTTAATATACACTGCTACCTATTACTTAACTTGATTTATCTAAACATTTAACCCCGAAAATTTCGTTAGAACCTCTCACTCGTACAGCTAATATTAAATCAAACTTTCTGGTAGATAATATTCACAATATAACTTCCTTCGTTTCTACATTGTAATCAAATCCGACTTGATCGCCAGGTTCAGCACCTAGCTTTTCCCTTATCATAGCAGGCAGTGTAATTTGTTTTTTAGAAGATAAAGTTGAATATACAACCTTCTCATTGGTTTTCCTGGATTCTACCACAACGAACACCCCCTTTACTTTTAATTTACCTTTACTTATACATAAGATAAAACGACTGTCTTTAGTTTATTTCGATCTTACATTTACAACTTATCGCTAATCCTTTATAGAGAAATCAATTTAAATACTTATGGGGTGAAAAATGAACAATGAAACCATTTAAAACTTACGAGTAGCAATTATCTTATTCATAAGATCTCAATTCAGCTACAAATACATATGAAGAAAATGGGACACTAATCAATAAAAATGCCCGAGGAAAATTAAAATACCTCGGGCAACCTCTTATTTTTCATAATTCTCTTTTACTTATTTCCTATAATCAACACCTGATCTTGTTCATAAGCATCCATAGCTAAATATATCTCTTCATTAGATCCTATCATCACTACAACACCATAGCCAAAGAGCAACTCCATCTCCCACTTTATATTTCCTTCTGTATCTAAAGCAATTAATGCACTTATCCCAGCAAAATAAGAAGTCCCTTCCGAATCTACAGTTATCTCGCCAAAATGATTTAAGTGCTCAGACTTCCAGACCTAAATTAAATGCATATACGTGGGGATGAAACAAGCCAATCAATAATCCTTCCTTAGATAGTGCCAAACCATGATAAGAAGATAAACTAGTCTCTTCATCTAACTCATCAAAATAATCCTCTCCAAAATTCCGCATTTCTTTCATACGATCATCAGCCATTGTAAAACCTTTGACTAGATATTCATTTAAGCGAGCAGTTACCCACTGACGAAATTGGCTGCCTCGATGGGAACGAACTCGGTAGCCAATTGCGAGAATCATTTCAAGGTTGTAGAAAGATACCTCACGTTCAACCTCTCTTTCCTTCAGTTTGAACTATTCGGTTTTTCCGAATAGTTGACGATTCTTGAAGTTCACCTTCTGCATATATATTTTTAATAATGCTCATTAATTGTGTTTACACTTTTTTGATATAATTCGGCAATTGCTTTTTGTGTCATCCAAACGGTTTCATTTGCCAATCTAACATCAATTTTTGTATT
This window contains:
- the gloA gene encoding lactoylglutathione lyase; its protein translation is MNQVLVEICLRVRDIDATLDFYTNLFDFEVASRREFPEDKFDLIYLNSPGSNVQIELTYNYDAEPYNVGNGFSHLGVTVNDLEKMHDICKASKYETGELRGLAGGTPSYFFVTDPDGYRIEVKRAK
- a CDS encoding AAA family ATPase produces the protein MIPWRLRFTGIRDYPAIDLDFSDKSDHILISGPNGAGKSTITFCMGAVLYSGKVVIDGLKSNNLPTDQTWHAKIDLLFKNDGAKKVDAPQYVQFRLDIEQKPSEPIKREFYIEEGDVIDEWERSTKFTSGGKYNFTEYKQQIIHKYAVDPDAYYLIWYQKEVNQFAEMHPEERFRIFSEMNGIDKIQKNWEESKALVKETELTLEEAESKQGLNKLQLQQKKGELDRYLDRNRRLKRGYIEYRVALKWLKTYYLDQINSLKGQIEQLEESRVETNDLKRALESKWHEKNDQDQLLEEKINELNKQNESLDHKRKALINQLKDRQAKRDTISSEIDHISKEVDRIGQSRKDVEQQLTNAKTTVNQLSKTIDDLERKIKVINAKVNEDLNQTIATLNEQIKQDELKYHQVKDLIDTYKSSALVQEEIEMNDNNIDRYRNDLIDLRRKQIELTKELEALKKNQLISSRQEQSINYFKNQNIVVYPMRELLELDSSAKASDEQLFDTIKYTLFVNKKIFNAPNDLYHVSLPNIIPDKSLTHLPEQRIKVKAGLTDDLYAFAVKALCWTRTFFEEEKPNIDRGKLIDQRGVRGPQEEKRLILNEKMVQVYREDVEKELDQTNDRINQFEKKVKQLNQQNMTLFNRRESLKHAEAFLTKENERELRKERQRKLVAERKDLLDQKDDLEAELDQARTDRAKWQQELNTYQMYYETYLLYEQEQDKIEEVQRLDEEIKQLQSNRQKLTKQLTEIDEALEDETQKRRRLNRSIEDIDDRIQSQAREIDQIERQIQDRTEERFTNEEVFSKTKQDLDRLESSASYELEDEEPKLTRSQAEEMRERGKATYELALSITDIDEAAPENYQKMKEEYDTSANEVKKSKILLDQYRERMEHFKEDLENTISMRMLGVNQKFVHYMSLFSFEGNIEWDYLVDRHGQTRYRLYIKARKEGHRGKLEDVSEKARGGKVGRGVSGGEESLSSLLFALALLQTIESSPGYIVLDEFDSALDESRKDKVFELYEQELKRKMIILTPKSHEEEYLHRFSKAYVVYHDPSVPKSKIFKVKRQVT
- a CDS encoding toprim domain-containing protein yields the protein MIKVMSKAWLDYINEYILLKGETLHQLDSEDNHDVIHLDVIKRTARTRRIVAKLTIGIKESGVPPETLISTFPTPNVKRQLNDKEKAYEWMRNGWVIREYRLKKDERTIDREQYRMGYPLFLFLQKLTTKMLEERNDSMRSWLNKWQKTKHPEQGLSLERLDLLRRLNNVLSKLASDVILAIDHNLDHIESLNVGWRFKKQLTYLHFLLALYQISSDQQQFDWKEIGARYFQYIGGSKVFDSYKSDLIQEAEVLLGRPLHLFGLTSLGTITPIYFAGEMKSPRANYRYGSIHATTDLAVFTDRFETTADVIWLVENRGVLTRMAYEIDFIKASKSFILAIDGQLRSSHRQLIQYLMKNVKQVIIWTDIDEAGLVIAKDAADLVRASNTKIKWVVPPLDVTTNQMEFEDKYQIAMKINREEQEQEMGGVEWWKKWIDD
- a CDS encoding AbrB/MazE/SpoVT family DNA-binding domain-containing protein, giving the protein MVESRKTNEKVVYSTLSSKKQITLPAMIREKLGAEPGDQVGFDYNVETKEVIL
- the rhuM gene encoding RhuM family protein, translated to MILAIGYRVRSHRGSQFRQWVTARLNEYLVKGFTMADDRMKEMRNFGEDYFDELDEETSLSSYHGLALSKEGLLIGLFHPHVYAFNLGLEV